In one Oscillospiraceae bacterium genomic region, the following are encoded:
- a CDS encoding branched-chain amino acid ABC transporter permease, with amino-acid sequence MTFLSYLISGISLGSVYAIIALGYTMVYGIAKMLNFAHGDVIMVGAYICFYAISSFHLPVVVGVLLAMLVCTVLGVVIERLAYKPLRAAPSLAVLITAIGMSYFLQNAAMLLWKSDPKVFPSLFNNKSIKIGQLPVSLNVIVTIAACLVIMVGLTWFTGKTKMGKAMRAVSEDKGAAQLMGINVNTTISVTFAIGSALAAIAGVLLCATYPTLTPTTGSMPGIKAFTAAVFGGIGSIPGALLGGLLLGVIEIFAKAYISTQLSDAIVFAVLIVVLLVKPAGLLGKQIREKV; translated from the coding sequence ATGACCTTCCTATCCTACTTAATCAGCGGGATCAGCCTGGGCAGCGTGTATGCGATTATCGCGCTGGGCTACACCATGGTCTACGGCATCGCAAAGATGCTCAACTTCGCCCACGGCGACGTGATCATGGTGGGGGCCTACATCTGCTTTTACGCCATCTCCTCCTTCCACCTGCCCGTGGTGGTGGGGGTGCTGCTGGCCATGCTGGTGTGCACGGTGCTGGGCGTGGTGATCGAGCGGCTGGCCTACAAGCCCCTGCGCGCCGCGCCCTCCCTGGCGGTGCTGATCACCGCCATCGGCATGAGCTACTTCCTCCAGAACGCCGCCATGCTGCTGTGGAAGTCCGATCCCAAGGTCTTCCCCTCCCTCTTTAACAACAAGAGCATCAAAATCGGCCAGCTGCCCGTCTCCCTCAACGTCATCGTGACCATCGCCGCCTGCCTGGTGATCATGGTGGGCCTGACCTGGTTCACCGGCAAGACCAAGATGGGCAAGGCCATGCGCGCCGTCTCCGAGGACAAGGGCGCGGCCCAGCTCATGGGCATCAACGTGAACACCACCATCTCCGTGACCTTCGCCATCGGCTCGGCCCTGGCGGCCATCGCGGGGGTGCTCCTGTGCGCCACCTACCCCACCCTCACCCCCACCACCGGCTCCATGCCGGGCATCAAGGCCTTCACGGCGGCGGTGTTCGGGGGCATCGGCTCCATCCCCGGGGCCCTGCTGGGCGGACTGCTGCTGGGCGTCATCGAGATTTTCGCCAAGGCGTACATCTCCACCCAGCTCTCCGACGCCATCGTCTTTGCCGTGCTCATCGTGGTGCTGCTGGTCAAGCCGGCGGGCCTGCTGGGCAAGCAGATCCGTGAGAAAGTGTAG
- a CDS encoding branched-chain amino acid ABC transporter permease — MKLRKISKTTRSNFLTYAMVAVAFVILQVMVGSGSISSSLKGQLVPICAYVVMAISLNLTVGVLGELSLGHAGFMSVGAFSGVACAMSLQSAIPSAPVRLAVAMIVGALCAGVAGFLIGIPVLRLNGDYLAIVTLAFGEIIKSLINNLYLGIDSHGLHFAMLSSAQALNLEEGGKVLINGPMGVSGVQKISTFTAGFILILVTLFVVFNLVNSRTGRAIMAVRDNRIAAESVGINITKYKMIAFVTSAALAGAAGTLFSMSFSTVVANKFDFNTSILILVFVVLGGLGRMWGSIIAAAALTVLPELLRQFSEYRMLVYAIVLILVMLATNNETIKGFFRRLFRRGRKEPVIPGVKGGAAK, encoded by the coding sequence ATGAAACTGAGAAAAATCAGCAAGACCACCCGCAGCAACTTCCTCACCTACGCCATGGTGGCGGTGGCCTTCGTTATTTTACAGGTTATGGTGGGCTCCGGGAGCATCAGCTCCTCCCTCAAGGGCCAGCTGGTGCCCATCTGCGCCTACGTGGTCATGGCCATCTCTCTGAACCTGACCGTGGGCGTGCTGGGCGAGCTGTCCCTGGGCCACGCGGGCTTTATGAGCGTGGGCGCCTTCTCCGGCGTGGCGTGCGCCATGAGCCTGCAGAGCGCCATCCCCTCCGCCCCCGTGCGCCTGGCGGTAGCCATGATTGTCGGCGCCCTGTGCGCCGGCGTGGCGGGCTTCCTCATCGGCATCCCCGTGCTGCGCCTCAACGGCGACTACCTGGCCATCGTCACCCTGGCCTTCGGCGAGATTATCAAGAGCCTCATCAACAACCTCTACCTGGGCATCGACAGCCACGGCCTGCACTTCGCCATGCTCAGCAGCGCCCAGGCCCTGAACCTGGAGGAGGGGGGCAAGGTGCTCATCAACGGCCCCATGGGGGTGTCGGGGGTGCAGAAGATCTCCACCTTCACCGCCGGGTTCATCCTGATCCTGGTCACCCTGTTCGTGGTGTTCAACCTGGTGAACAGCCGCACTGGCCGGGCCATCATGGCCGTGCGGGACAACCGCATCGCCGCCGAGAGCGTGGGCATCAACATCACCAAGTACAAGATGATCGCCTTCGTCACCTCCGCCGCCCTGGCGGGGGCCGCAGGCACCCTGTTCTCCATGAGCTTCTCCACCGTGGTGGCCAATAAGTTCGACTTCAACACCTCCATCCTCATCCTGGTCTTTGTGGTCCTGGGCGGCCTGGGCCGGATGTGGGGCTCCATCATCGCGGCGGCCGCCCTCACGGTGCTGCCCGAGCTGCTGCGCCAGTTCTCCGAGTACCGCATGCTGGTGTACGCCATCGTGCTGATCCTGGTGATGCTGGCCACCAACAACGAGACCATCAAGGGCTTTTTCCGCCGCCTGTTCCGCCGTGGGCGGAAGGAGCCCGTCATTCCCGGCGTGAAGGGGGGCGCGGCAAAATGA
- the fabG_1 gene encoding 3-oxoacyl-ACP reductase, producing MEKQNGKSVLITGASRGIGAACARRFAAAGWAVAVNYHRSAGAALTLVEEIEAAGGRALAVEADVADPAAVGEMVDNVLDKFCQLDILVCNAGVASQGLLSDVSDGEWRRIFGVNVDGVFHCCRAVLPHFIHRKAGRIVTVSSMWGITGGACEVAYSASKAAVIGLTKALAKELGPSGITVNCVAPGVIDTDMNGGLTPADLEALREETPLERLGTPEDVAESVYFLSTGAGSFFTGQVLCPNGGILI from the coding sequence ATGGAAAAGCAAAACGGAAAGAGCGTGCTCATCACCGGGGCCAGCCGGGGCATCGGCGCGGCCTGCGCCCGGCGCTTCGCGGCGGCGGGCTGGGCCGTGGCGGTGAACTACCACCGCTCGGCGGGCGCGGCCCTGACCCTTGTGGAGGAGATTGAGGCGGCGGGGGGGCGGGCCCTGGCCGTGGAGGCCGACGTGGCCGACCCCGCGGCGGTGGGGGAGATGGTTGACAATGTGTTGGATAAATTTTGTCAACTTGACATTCTGGTGTGCAACGCCGGGGTGGCCTCCCAGGGCCTTCTGAGCGACGTGAGCGACGGGGAGTGGCGGCGGATTTTCGGGGTGAACGTGGACGGGGTGTTCCACTGCTGCCGGGCGGTGCTGCCCCACTTCATCCACCGCAAGGCGGGGCGGATCGTGACCGTGTCCTCCATGTGGGGGATCACCGGGGGGGCCTGCGAAGTGGCCTATTCCGCCTCAAAAGCCGCGGTAATCGGCCTGACGAAGGCCCTGGCCAAGGAGCTGGGCCCCTCCGGGATTACCGTGAACTGCGTGGCCCCCGGGGTCATCGACACGGACATGAACGGCGGCCTGACCCCGGCGGATCTGGAGGCGCTTAGGGAGGAGACCCCCCTGGAGCGGCTGGGCACGCCGGAGGACGTGGCGGAGAGCGTCTATTTCCTGTCCACCGGCGCGGGAAGCTTTTTTACGGGGCAGGTACTGTGTCCAAATGGGGGGATCCTCATCTGA
- a CDS encoding NADH oxidase has protein sequence MSRGKYPHMFAPMTIKGLTFKNRVFASPITTNRIVDHGYPTPEGIDVYETKARGGFAEVTVTESFIDHEYAWRHEHGLDVWTSPMSTFHMESIMTLTEAIKAHGAVASVQLNHVGAMNHPDAIPGHKNPVGPSAMLREDGVQVEEMSVELMERTAAQWAEAAWNCKALGFNMVNLHGGHGWLLNQFISPRFNRRTDEYGGSMRNRARFPIMVCQKIKKVCGDDFLIEYRMSGSERIEGGMTLEDGIEFAQIIQDYVDLIHVTSGVYQDHVNTKAFSSMFDRHGCNLDLAGAIKAHVRVPVVAVGGFNSPDQIEAALASGQCDFVAMGRQQFADPEFVNKALTGREDTIAPCLRCSCFNPLASDPDTRPIPELWHCAVNPWSQRELRWRSAPKPLGKRRVVVVGGGVSGMYAAVTAAERGHDVTLLEKEDKLGGLLWFTEKDVHKESLLRFRDSLAARCGYAGVDIRLGAAATRETVEALSPDAVICAVGSHPFVPPIKGVELARHALYAYEDLDALRGKRIVLIGGGAIGCESGYFFAETCGAQVEILEMRDALCKDSCMSQRMALLPRMERAGMTSHCSVAVREITAAGVAYTDRDGGDCFAPADLVLYACGNRANSAEAESLRGACSWFVVTGDAKQARTVKAATYEGFCAAMDIL, from the coding sequence ATGTCCCGCGGCAAATACCCCCATATGTTCGCCCCCATGACCATCAAGGGGCTCACCTTTAAAAACCGCGTGTTCGCCTCCCCCATCACCACCAACCGCATCGTGGATCACGGCTACCCCACCCCCGAGGGCATCGACGTGTATGAGACCAAGGCCCGGGGCGGCTTCGCGGAGGTCACCGTCACCGAGTCCTTCATCGACCACGAATACGCCTGGCGGCACGAGCACGGCCTGGACGTGTGGACCAGCCCAATGTCCACCTTCCACATGGAGTCCATTATGACCCTCACCGAGGCCATCAAGGCCCACGGGGCGGTGGCCTCCGTCCAGCTCAACCACGTGGGGGCCATGAACCACCCCGACGCCATCCCCGGCCACAAGAACCCCGTGGGCCCCTCCGCCATGCTCCGGGAGGACGGGGTGCAGGTGGAGGAGATGAGCGTGGAGCTGATGGAGCGCACCGCCGCGCAGTGGGCGGAGGCTGCCTGGAACTGCAAGGCTCTGGGCTTTAACATGGTCAACCTCCACGGCGGCCACGGCTGGCTGCTCAACCAGTTCATCTCCCCCCGCTTCAACCGCCGCACCGACGAGTACGGCGGCTCCATGCGCAACCGCGCCCGCTTCCCAATTATGGTGTGCCAAAAGATTAAGAAGGTCTGCGGGGACGATTTCCTGATCGAGTACCGCATGTCCGGCTCCGAGCGCATCGAGGGGGGCATGACCCTGGAGGACGGCATCGAGTTCGCCCAAATCATCCAGGACTACGTGGACCTCATCCACGTCACCTCCGGCGTGTACCAGGACCACGTGAACACCAAGGCCTTCTCCTCCATGTTCGACAGGCACGGGTGCAATCTGGACCTGGCCGGGGCCATCAAGGCCCACGTCCGGGTGCCGGTGGTGGCGGTGGGCGGCTTCAACAGCCCCGACCAGATTGAGGCGGCCCTCGCCTCCGGCCAGTGCGATTTCGTGGCCATGGGGCGGCAACAGTTCGCCGATCCGGAGTTTGTGAACAAGGCCCTCACGGGCCGGGAGGACACCATCGCCCCCTGCCTGCGCTGCTCCTGCTTCAACCCCCTGGCCTCCGACCCGGACACCAGGCCCATCCCCGAGCTGTGGCACTGCGCGGTCAACCCCTGGTCCCAGCGCGAGCTGCGCTGGCGCAGCGCCCCCAAGCCCCTGGGAAAGCGCAGGGTGGTCGTGGTGGGCGGCGGCGTGTCCGGCATGTACGCCGCCGTCACGGCGGCGGAGCGGGGCCACGACGTAACCCTTCTGGAGAAGGAGGACAAGCTGGGCGGCCTGCTGTGGTTCACGGAGAAGGACGTCCACAAGGAGTCCCTGCTGCGCTTCCGGGACTCCCTGGCCGCCCGGTGCGGCTACGCCGGGGTGGACATCCGGCTGGGCGCCGCCGCCACCCGTGAAACGGTGGAGGCCCTCAGCCCCGACGCGGTGATCTGCGCCGTGGGCTCCCACCCCTTCGTGCCCCCCATCAAGGGGGTGGAGCTGGCGCGGCACGCCCTGTACGCCTACGAAGATCTGGACGCCCTCCGGGGCAAGCGTATCGTCCTCATCGGCGGCGGCGCCATCGGCTGCGAGTCGGGCTACTTCTTCGCCGAGACGTGCGGGGCGCAGGTGGAGATCCTGGAGATGCGGGACGCGCTGTGCAAGGACTCCTGCATGTCCCAGCGCATGGCGCTGCTCCCCCGCATGGAGCGGGCGGGCATGACCTCCCACTGCTCGGTGGCGGTGCGGGAGATCACCGCCGCCGGCGTGGCCTACACCGACAGGGACGGCGGCGACTGCTTCGCCCCCGCCGACCTGGTGCTCTACGCCTGCGGGAACCGGGCCAACAGCGCCGAGGCGGAGTCCCTGCGGGGGGCCTGCTCCTGGTTCGTGGTCACCGGCGACGCCAAACAGGCCCGCACGGTGAAAGCGGCCACCTACGAGGGCTTCTGCGCCGCCATGGATATTCTGTAA
- a CDS encoding permease encodes MSTTIGILSIVAAFALLIILSYRGMSVMYVAPLCALFVALVNGIPLLEAVTGPFIGGTTGFISGLLPIFLLSILMGRIYVESGAAVNIARTLMNTLARNASGPRKQTIAVYICIAVSWIMCYGGIDTFCALFTLFPVMLTICAEANIPRKYLIGLITCGVSTAALTPGAPLVTNYTPMNVLGTSSTAGLIPGLAAVAVMLLGGGIYLSKSIHRATARGEVFEYGAVAFEPPAQGRKYPPFLLSFLPLVCVIVVFNLVNNLIPALALGFVLSLVLLVPFFQKKDKLSRGRVLINTLNEGGRSTAESLFLGAIVVGFASVVQATPAYQVMVDGLLSLPIPAPLLVVLATAILVGLTGSPPAGLAIVVPVLAANLNLAPEAIHRIATTAASTFDTLPFQGAVIIMLNMAGLKHKDGYPPVLMCTVVWTLAASLVAALLFTVFPGLA; translated from the coding sequence ATGTCAACAACCATCGGAATCCTGTCCATTGTCGCCGCGTTTGCCCTGCTGATTATCCTGTCCTACCGGGGGATGTCGGTCATGTACGTGGCCCCCCTGTGCGCCCTGTTTGTGGCGCTGGTCAACGGCATCCCCCTGCTGGAGGCGGTCACCGGCCCCTTCATCGGCGGCACCACCGGCTTTATCAGCGGCCTGCTGCCCATCTTCCTGCTGTCCATCCTCATGGGCCGCATCTACGTGGAGTCCGGCGCGGCGGTCAACATCGCCAGAACCCTGATGAACACCCTGGCCCGCAACGCTTCCGGCCCCCGGAAGCAGACCATCGCCGTCTACATCTGCATCGCGGTGAGCTGGATTATGTGCTACGGCGGCATCGACACCTTCTGCGCCCTGTTCACCCTCTTCCCCGTCATGCTCACCATCTGCGCCGAGGCCAACATCCCCCGCAAATACCTGATCGGCCTGATCACCTGCGGCGTGTCCACCGCCGCCCTCACCCCCGGCGCGCCCCTGGTCACCAACTACACCCCCATGAACGTGCTGGGCACCTCCTCCACCGCAGGCCTTATCCCCGGACTGGCCGCCGTGGCGGTGATGCTGCTGGGGGGCGGCATCTACCTGTCCAAATCCATCCACAGGGCCACCGCCCGGGGCGAGGTGTTCGAGTACGGCGCCGTGGCCTTCGAGCCCCCGGCGCAGGGGCGCAAATACCCCCCCTTCCTCCTCTCGTTCCTGCCCCTGGTGTGCGTCATCGTGGTCTTTAACCTGGTCAACAACCTGATCCCCGCCCTGGCCCTGGGCTTCGTCCTCTCCCTGGTGCTGCTGGTGCCCTTCTTCCAGAAGAAGGACAAGCTCAGCCGGGGGCGCGTGCTGATCAACACCCTGAACGAGGGCGGCCGCTCCACCGCCGAGTCTTTGTTCCTGGGCGCCATCGTGGTGGGCTTCGCCTCCGTGGTGCAGGCCACCCCCGCCTACCAGGTGATGGTGGACGGGCTGCTCTCCCTTCCCATCCCGGCCCCGCTGCTGGTGGTCCTCGCCACCGCGATTCTGGTGGGCCTCACTGGGTCGCCCCCGGCGGGCCTGGCCATCGTGGTGCCCGTGCTGGCGGCCAACCTGAACCTGGCCCCCGAGGCCATCCACCGCATCGCCACCACCGCCGCCAGCACCTTCGACACCCTGCCCTTCCAGGGCGCAGTCATCATTATGCTGAATATGGCCGGTCTGAAGCACAAGGACGGGTACCCCCCGGTACTGATGTGCACCGTGGTGTGGACCCTGGCCGCCTCCCTGGTGGCCGCCCTGCTCTTCACCGTCTTCCCCGGTCTGGCCTGA
- a CDS encoding ABC transporter ATP-binding protein: MLKVNDINVYYGAIHAIKDISFEVREGEIVTLIGANGAGKSTILKTISGLLRSKTGSVKFLDQDIGAVAPHKIVERGLAQVPEGRQVFLQMTVEENLEMGGYTRPGSEIAPGIAGVYERFPRLKERRKQVAGTLSGGEQQMLAMGRALMSKPKLLMLDEPSMGLAPILVDQIFDIISELNKAGTTILLVEQNAQMALSVASRGYVLETGRITLTGPGGELLEDEGVKKAYLGG; this comes from the coding sequence GTGCTGAAGGTAAACGACATCAATGTGTACTACGGGGCCATCCACGCCATCAAGGACATCTCCTTCGAGGTGCGCGAGGGCGAGATCGTCACCCTGATCGGCGCCAACGGCGCGGGCAAGTCCACCATATTGAAGACCATCTCCGGCCTGCTGCGCAGCAAGACCGGGTCGGTGAAGTTCCTGGACCAGGACATCGGCGCGGTAGCGCCCCACAAGATTGTGGAGCGGGGCCTGGCCCAGGTGCCCGAGGGGCGGCAGGTCTTTTTGCAGATGACGGTGGAGGAGAACCTGGAGATGGGCGGCTACACCCGCCCCGGCAGCGAGATCGCCCCCGGCATCGCCGGGGTGTACGAGCGCTTTCCCCGGCTCAAGGAGCGGCGGAAACAGGTGGCGGGCACCCTCTCCGGCGGCGAGCAGCAGATGCTGGCCATGGGGCGGGCCCTCATGTCCAAACCCAAGCTGCTGATGCTGGACGAGCCCTCCATGGGCCTGGCCCCCATCCTGGTGGACCAGATCTTCGACATCATCAGCGAGCTCAATAAGGCGGGCACCACCATCCTGCTGGTGGAGCAGAACGCGCAGATGGCCCTGTCCGTGGCGAGCCGTGGCTACGTACTGGAGACCGGGCGCATCACCCTCACCGGCCCCGGCGGGGAGCTGCTGGAGGACGAGGGCGTGAAAAAGGCATATCTGGGCGGCTGA
- a CDS encoding amino acid ABC transporter substrate-binding protein yields the protein MKKIRLLSLALAGALSLSLLAGCGDSGSGSSATPTPAPEGGAPASSAPAPEGGSSSGVFKLGGTGPLTGGAAIYGTAAKNGAQIAVDEINAMGGIQFELKYEDDTHDAEKAVNAYNALKDWGMQISLGSVTTKPCEATSAETFTDRIFALTPSASATSVTEGKDNMYQMCFADPNQGSASAQYIFDKKLGEKIAVIYMNDDPYSTGIYNTFKDKAAELGLEIVSTTTFATGNDTDFSVQLTEAQKEGADLIFLPMYYTPASLILNQAKAMGYSPKYFGVDGMDGILTLEGFDTSLAEGVMLLTPFNADSTDARTASFVAKYQEQFNQVPNQFAADAYDCVYAIKQALEASGCTADMSAQELNDKLIATFSGGSFSVDGLTGDGMTWDATGAVSKSPKGMVIQNGGYVGMD from the coding sequence ATGAAGAAGATTCGTCTCCTGTCTCTTGCACTGGCAGGTGCGCTCAGCCTGTCCCTGCTGGCCGGCTGCGGCGACAGCGGCTCCGGTTCCAGCGCCACCCCCACCCCCGCGCCCGAGGGCGGCGCCCCGGCCAGCAGCGCCCCCGCCCCTGAGGGCGGCTCCTCCTCCGGCGTGTTCAAGCTGGGCGGCACCGGCCCCCTGACCGGCGGCGCGGCCATCTACGGCACTGCGGCCAAGAACGGCGCTCAGATCGCCGTGGATGAGATCAACGCCATGGGCGGTATCCAGTTCGAGCTGAAGTACGAGGACGACACCCACGACGCCGAGAAGGCCGTCAACGCCTACAACGCCCTGAAGGACTGGGGCATGCAGATCTCCCTGGGCTCGGTCACCACCAAGCCCTGCGAGGCCACCTCGGCCGAGACCTTCACCGACCGCATCTTCGCCCTGACCCCCTCCGCTTCCGCCACCTCCGTGACCGAGGGCAAGGACAATATGTACCAGATGTGCTTCGCCGACCCCAACCAGGGCTCCGCCTCCGCGCAGTACATTTTTGACAAAAAGCTGGGCGAGAAGATCGCCGTCATCTACATGAACGACGACCCCTACTCCACCGGCATCTACAACACCTTTAAGGACAAGGCCGCCGAGCTGGGGCTGGAGATCGTCTCCACCACCACCTTCGCCACCGGCAACGACACCGACTTCTCCGTGCAGCTCACCGAGGCCCAGAAGGAGGGCGCGGACCTCATCTTCCTGCCCATGTACTACACCCCCGCCTCCCTGATCCTCAACCAGGCCAAGGCCATGGGCTACAGCCCCAAGTACTTCGGCGTGGACGGCATGGACGGCATCCTGACCCTGGAGGGCTTCGACACCTCCCTGGCCGAGGGCGTCATGCTGCTGACCCCCTTTAACGCCGACTCCACCGACGCGCGTACCGCCAGCTTCGTGGCCAAGTACCAGGAGCAGTTCAACCAGGTGCCCAACCAGTTCGCCGCCGACGCCTACGACTGCGTCTACGCCATCAAGCAGGCCCTGGAGGCCTCCGGCTGCACCGCCGACATGAGCGCCCAGGAGCTGAACGACAAGCTCATCGCCACCTTCTCCGGCGGCAGCTTCTCCGTGGACGGCCTGACCGGCGACGGCATGACCTGGGACGCCACCGGCGCCGTCTCCAAGAGCCCCAAGGGCATGGTCATCCAGAACGGCGGCTACGTCGGTATGGACTAA
- a CDS encoding ABC transporter ATP-binding protein encodes MSKPYKREPTKLVPVPSVNIIPERDVDKSPILEVQHLGIDFGGLTAVDDFNMAIGRTEIAGLIGPNGAGKTTVFNLLTKVYQPTRGTILLDGMDTQGKTTVQVNRMGIARTFQNIRLFGKLSVEDNVKIGLHNHIGYGMWQGIFRLPGYWKQEKIARDRALELLSIFDMQDLAKHEAGSLPYGAQRRLEIVRALATNPSLLLLDEPAAGMNPSETAELMENIVKIRDTFSIAVMLIEHDMNLVMGICEGICVLNFGKVIAKGTPEDIQSNPKVIEAYLGTRKEG; translated from the coding sequence ATGAGCAAGCCCTACAAGCGCGAGCCCACCAAGCTGGTGCCCGTGCCCAGTGTGAACATCATCCCCGAGCGGGACGTGGACAAGAGCCCCATCCTGGAGGTGCAGCACCTGGGCATCGACTTCGGCGGCCTCACCGCCGTGGACGACTTCAACATGGCCATCGGCCGCACCGAGATCGCGGGGCTCATCGGCCCCAACGGCGCGGGCAAGACCACGGTGTTCAACCTGCTGACCAAGGTGTACCAGCCCACCCGGGGCACCATCCTGCTGGACGGCATGGACACCCAGGGCAAGACCACCGTGCAGGTCAACCGCATGGGCATCGCCCGCACCTTCCAGAACATCCGCCTCTTCGGCAAGCTGAGCGTGGAGGACAACGTGAAGATCGGCCTGCACAACCACATCGGCTACGGCATGTGGCAGGGGATCTTCCGCCTGCCCGGCTACTGGAAGCAGGAGAAAATCGCCCGGGACCGGGCCTTGGAGCTGCTGTCCATTTTCGACATGCAGGATCTGGCCAAGCACGAGGCGGGCAGTCTGCCCTACGGCGCCCAGCGCCGGCTGGAGATCGTCCGGGCCCTGGCCACCAACCCGTCCCTGCTGCTGCTGGACGAGCCGGCGGCGGGCATGAACCCCTCGGAGACCGCCGAGCTGATGGAGAACATCGTGAAAATCCGGGACACCTTCTCCATCGCCGTTATGCTCATTGAGCACGACATGAACCTGGTCATGGGCATCTGCGAGGGCATCTGCGTCTTAAACTTCGGCAAGGTCATCGCCAAGGGCACGCCGGAGGACATCCAGTCCAATCCCAAGGTCATCGAGGCCTATCTGGGCACCCGGAAGGAGGGGTAG
- a CDS encoding acetylesterase has protein sequence MLCEEYRLDQFAHGQEEGESPVRLRCYARARTGLLADDGNRWAVLILPGGAYRRIAPAESEPVALAFVAAGVQAFVLDYSVLPAQWPRQFLEAAAAMAFLRKRAERFGFSPDALAVCGFSAGGHLAGCLSNLWRHPVIEARLGLSPHQVRPDAAILGYPVIHHAETIRAVAGETPDGALYLERSVTGRNPPTFLWATAADASVPAENTLDYAAALRRAGVPLELHLFSDGPHAMGLADRESARDEAHCNPHAANWFPLCAQWLKGL, from the coding sequence ATGCTTTGTGAGGAATACCGCCTGGACCAGTTCGCCCACGGCCAGGAGGAGGGGGAAAGCCCCGTCCGCCTGCGCTGCTACGCCCGCGCCCGCACCGGCCTGCTGGCCGACGACGGTAACCGCTGGGCGGTACTCATCCTGCCTGGCGGCGCCTACCGGCGCATCGCCCCGGCGGAGTCCGAGCCGGTGGCCCTGGCCTTCGTGGCCGCGGGGGTGCAGGCCTTCGTGCTGGACTACAGCGTGCTCCCCGCCCAGTGGCCCCGGCAGTTTCTGGAGGCGGCCGCGGCCATGGCCTTCCTGCGCAAGCGCGCAGAGCGCTTCGGCTTCTCCCCGGACGCGCTGGCGGTCTGCGGCTTCTCGGCGGGGGGCCATCTGGCCGGGTGCCTGTCCAACCTGTGGCGGCACCCCGTCATTGAAGCGCGGCTGGGTCTGTCCCCCCACCAGGTGCGACCCGACGCGGCCATCCTGGGCTACCCGGTGATCCACCATGCGGAGACCATTCGGGCCGTGGCGGGGGAGACGCCGGACGGGGCGCTGTACCTGGAGCGCAGCGTGACCGGGCGCAATCCGCCTACCTTCTTGTGGGCCACCGCAGCCGACGCCTCCGTACCGGCGGAGAACACCCTGGACTACGCCGCCGCCCTGCGGCGTGCGGGGGTGCCCCTGGAGCTGCACCTCTTCTCCGACGGCCCCCACGCCATGGGCCTGGCCGACCGGGAGAGCGCCCGGGACGAGGCCCACTGCAACCCCCATGCGGCGAACTGGTTCCCCCTGTGCGCCCAGTGGCTGAAAGGACTGTAG